In Artemia franciscana chromosome 8, ASM3288406v1, whole genome shotgun sequence, a genomic segment contains:
- the LOC136030273 gene encoding uncharacterized protein LOC136030273 — MLVGVKFSISNQHTWSNFLFDLSDTLFPVINWKRTGLRQALIEMAEFPSPFTALLSKLSSSDSTIVTIRCDGGDVTAKKSLLTTVSDVFKRMFENDFLEKETNTVMANDVPFMTMEFIIQCYTGGTVLCFQEVDKDAFEYIVEKYNFLGIQEEAAEKVIHIYRETGDIEALRNVFSIYKSQKSKMTALKELIPIVAAGQKAPCFVDLFTIEEFKEFSKICCDVLKDSKVEQWDGFLKTFHSWTLKNPEVRFIASLEILGMINTQQFPVAEVLTLLENMKLGDTFQIIKSILEKLLRYMLKVEIEKSESEKSDPLPIKSNPGKMSTIKSSKIHCRACGHNDELPYHIHQISSNSFLPYSSKSMGKHLEMYEGEIPTRRTNRTNSATWKIQSLLMDD; from the exons ATGCTAGTCggtgtaaaattttcaatatcaaaTCAGCATACTTGGTCTAATTTCTTATTTGACCTTTCAGATACTTT atTCCCTGTCATCAACTGGAAAAGAACTGGTTTACGTCAAGCGTTGATTGAAATGGCTGAATTTCCGTCACCTTTCACAGCACTTTTAAGTAAATTAAGTAGTAGTGACAGCACCATAGTTACTATTCGATGCGATGGTGGAGATGTTACGGCTAAGAAAAGTCTATTAACAACAGTGAGCGATGTGTTTAAGCGAATGTTTGAAAACGACTTTCTCGAGAAGGAGACGAATACTGTTATGGCAAACGATGTCCCTTTTATGACGATGGAATTTATCATCCAGTGTTATACAGGTGGAACCGTTTTGTGTTTCCAGGAAGTGGACAAGGATGCTTTTGAATATATTGTTGAGAAATACAATTTTCTAGGTATTCAGGAAGAAGCTGCTGAGAAGGTAATTCATATTTACAGAGAAACGGGAGATATAGAAGCCCTCAGGAATGTTTTTTCcatttataagagtcaaaagtccAAGATGACTGCTTTAAAAGAACTTATTCCAATCGTGGCTGCAGGGCAAAAGGCGCCATGTTTTGTTGATTTGTTCACCATCGAAGAATttaaagagttttcaaaaatttgctgTGACGTATTGAAAGACTCAAAAGTGGAGCAATGGGAtggttttttaaaaacatttcataGCTGGACGTTAAAAAATCCTGAAGTAAGATTCATAGCATCCTTAGAAATTTTGGGAATGATTAACACACAACAATTCCCAGTTGCTGAAGTTCTGACACTGCTTGAAAATATGAAACTTGGCGATACATTCCAAATAATTAAGTCCATTCTAGAAAAATTGCTGCGCTACATGCTAAaagtagaaattgaaaaatctgAAAGTGAAAAATCAGATCCCCTTCCAATTAAATCCAATCCAGGGAAAATGTCAACAATCAAATCCAGCAAGATCCACTGCCGAGCATGTGGACATAATGACGAGCTTCCATATCATattcatcaaatttcatcaaattcatTCCTTCCATATTCATCAAAAAGCATGGGAAAGCACTTGGAGATGTATGAGGGCGAGATACCTACACGACGGACAAAC